One window of Atribacter laminatus genomic DNA carries:
- a CDS encoding thioesterase family protein: MKSNTLRIGLTGVASAIVGKENTADKFEKEMVPAFATPMLVSLMDNAAFYAVKNHLADGYESVGTRISISHIAATPPGMKVTARATLVEIYRNRLVFEAEAFDEIEKIGEGKLERFVVRRDSFLKKLDQKTRIISK; the protein is encoded by the coding sequence ATGAAGAGTAATACCCTTCGGATTGGTTTAACCGGGGTTGCTTCAGCTATTGTAGGGAAAGAAAATACTGCCGATAAGTTTGAAAAAGAGATGGTTCCGGCATTTGCTACTCCTATGTTGGTATCGCTTATGGATAATGCTGCCTTTTATGCAGTTAAGAATCATTTAGCTGATGGTTATGAAAGCGTGGGAACCCGGATTAGTATTTCCCATATTGCTGCTACGCCACCGGGAATGAAAGTTACTGCTCGGGCAACTTTAGTAGAAATTTATAGGAACCGATTAGTTTTTGAAGCCGAAGCATTTGATGAAATCGAAAAAATAGGTGAAGGAAAATTAGAACGATTTGTGGTTAGAAGGGACAGCTTTTTAAAGAAACTTGATCAAAAAACACGAATAATATCAAAATAA
- a CDS encoding potassium channel family protein — protein MRQFAVFGLGIFGKNIALALYQQGFMVLAVDIDETPVRDLASEVSEVVQADTTDEKVLEALGVKNFDVAIVSIGNDIQSSVLTTLALKDMGVPFIVARAINENHGKILSKVGADRVIFPEKDMAIKVAKTLTFQNAIRTEELFPGYNIVESKLPVVLANTTLSKSQLRNRFGVTVLAIRRADEYIVSPAASEILNKNDIIYVLGDENQLKKFFRELASERTDNGGS, from the coding sequence ATGCGGCAATTTGCAGTATTTGGATTAGGTATATTTGGGAAGAATATAGCCTTAGCGCTTTATCAACAAGGTTTTATGGTTTTAGCAGTCGATATTGATGAAACACCGGTGAGAGATTTAGCAAGTGAGGTAAGCGAAGTTGTTCAAGCTGATACAACTGATGAAAAGGTTTTGGAGGCACTTGGGGTCAAGAATTTCGATGTTGCTATTGTCAGCATTGGAAATGATATACAATCCAGCGTCCTGACAACCTTAGCATTAAAAGATATGGGAGTACCATTTATCGTAGCTCGAGCTATTAATGAAAATCATGGAAAAATTCTTAGTAAAGTTGGAGCTGACCGAGTCATTTTTCCTGAAAAAGATATGGCGATTAAAGTTGCGAAAACTTTGACCTTTCAAAATGCGATACGAACTGAAGAACTTTTTCCTGGTTATAATATTGTTGAATCAAAGCTTCCTGTAGTTTTGGCAAATACAACTTTAAGCAAGTCACAACTTAGAAACCGCTTTGGTGTTACTGTTTTAGCCATTAGAAGGGCAGATGAATACATAGTATCTCCTGCCGCCAGTGAAATATTGAACAAAAATGATATCATCTACGTCTTAGGAGATGAGAATCAGCTCAAGAAGTTTTTCCGTGAATTAGCTTCAGAACGAACCGATAATGGGGGATCTTAA
- a CDS encoding damage-control phosphatase ARMT1 family protein, with amino-acid sequence MKAQAECFGCNIRQALEAIEKTGKDQQFAWQVLKSICKNYAQADSKWTPAFMTTVAHRIAQDMIGIEDIFYEEKRYYNQMALELYPQLKEYVEKSQNRLETALRIAIAGNIIDLGVYKEIKVDEILYQIEHTPWGIYDWIDFQSDLKASKNLLYIGDNAGEVVFDRVFLEEINQGRKIYFIVKEKPISNDALREDAVEAGIDKIATILTTGQGEIGIDIERAPQDVQEIWHKADCIFSKGQGNYETLSDRPEGIYFLLKAKCKAVSRELGVEKGALILKKNRS; translated from the coding sequence ATGAAAGCACAAGCTGAATGTTTTGGTTGTAATATTCGACAAGCCTTAGAAGCAATAGAGAAAACAGGGAAAGATCAGCAATTTGCTTGGCAAGTGTTAAAAAGTATATGTAAAAATTATGCTCAAGCCGATTCAAAATGGACACCAGCTTTTATGACAACTGTTGCTCATCGCATTGCACAGGACATGATTGGTATCGAGGATATCTTTTATGAGGAAAAAAGATATTATAATCAGATGGCCTTGGAGCTTTATCCTCAATTAAAAGAATATGTGGAAAAAAGTCAAAACCGCTTGGAAACAGCTTTACGGATTGCAATTGCTGGAAATATAATTGATTTGGGTGTTTACAAAGAAATCAAGGTAGATGAAATTCTCTATCAGATTGAACATACTCCCTGGGGAATTTATGATTGGATTGATTTTCAATCTGATCTGAAAGCTTCTAAAAATCTCCTCTATATCGGTGACAATGCTGGTGAAGTCGTATTTGATCGAGTGTTTTTAGAAGAAATAAATCAAGGGAGAAAAATATATTTTATTGTTAAAGAAAAACCAATTTCCAATGATGCTCTCCGGGAAGACGCTGTTGAAGCTGGTATAGATAAAATAGCAACAATATTAACCACAGGCCAGGGTGAAATTGGGATAGATATTGAACGTGCTCCTCAGGACGTACAAGAGATATGGCATAAAGCTGATTGTATTTTTTCTAAAGGACAGGGAAACTATGAAACTCTGAGCGATCGACCAGAGGGCATCTATTTTCTCTTAAAAGCAAAATGTAAAGCGGTATCTCGAGAGCTGGGTGTAGAAAAGGGA